Genomic segment of Callithrix jacchus isolate 240 chromosome 9, calJac240_pri, whole genome shotgun sequence:
tctacatatatatattatatatatataattttttgtttttacaaattattttctagttGTACTAATGTAAccataagaatgaaataaatgtagAAGTAGGAGCGTGGAGTCAAGGATAAGGTATTTGTGTTGTGTATGAAACAAAGACCTGTTGTCTAAGACGTGAAAATGACAGTTCTGGTGTCTCGTGGacaagggagaaataaaaagggGAAAGTGAAAATGTTTTTAGATAACTAACAGTAAGAATGTGTCGACTGATCTCCGGTGCCAGCTTGTGTTCACATATTCTGTCCTCTAGGGAATGTTTGTCCATTAAAAGGAGCTTGTGACCTACACGTGTTGGCTCGCACAGTCCCAGCCACATTGGTCCTTTTGTTCATTTGGCCTCCACACGCCACAGCTGTGGAAGATGATGGATAATGGAGCATTACGGATGTTGGCATTTGGAGGTCAAAGAGTCTTGTAGCTGATTTTCTTTGTTGTGTGATGACTAACAGCACTTGGACCTCCTCTCGATACCCTTGTAGCTCTAGGTCTGGAAAAGGCACCTAGATACATGGTTACTTAAAATACTGTTAGATTCTGTTTGATCACCATAAATACAGTCACTgaagacttcagaagatgggatTTGAGCTTGAAGGTAGGACCGCTTTGGGTAGCCTAACCCCTGCCACACCCACCGTTCTCCTTCAGATCAGGGCTTTGGTTTTTTGACGTGTCCCTTTCTATAGGGTACCTAACAAAGTTACTtagtaaaaatgaaggaaataatgcaTTGCAGGAAGGAAAATAGAGCATTGCACATCTGCCTTgcaaagagagaaatatataaaaagaggTTCTTATATGTTTAGGAACTATATGCCgtaatttatatatttgagaGATCTGAATTCTTCTGTATGTTGCCTTCTCTTGTAGTTTCACTCATCTGCTCTTACACAAGCCTGAACTGCCAGCGCCTCAACCCCTCACCTCTATCCTTGTGCTGCACAACAGAATATGGGAACTTTTGTGACCACAAAAATAGCATTGCACATCTATTGAAACACAAACACCTACACTTATCCCCACTCCAGACTGTAATGAACTGAGAAATGAAAAACGTTATATAAATCTAACCCCATGCTATTTGTTGCTCGTTGCGGTGGttacttttcattatttctgttattatttttattgatcccTTCTTACTCCTTCTTCTTTTCAGACACAGTTTATGAGTTGGCTCCAGGCCCAACTTACCTTCTCATCATTCCCAGTGGGAGGAAAAGAACTCCTCCTTTCAACCTGAAATCACATTAAGAACAGCCTGGGATTTAGGCTTTAGATTCTGGCAGAGTTCCAACTTAAACCTTACTTTGAACCAATTCTCCACATAGTTTTCTGGAACCCTGCTGCTTCATATTAATGGCCCCATAGGTAGTTTTGTTCTAAAATTCCTCCAttggatttgtttgcttttttcctgtgcAGGAAACTGGATGCCTTCATCTATGATGCAGCAGTGCTGAACTATATGGCAGGCAGAGATGAAGGCTGCAAGCTGGTGACCATTGGCAGTGGGAAGGTCTTTGCTTCCACTGGCTATGGCATTGCCATCCAAAAAGATTCTGGGTGGAAGCGCCAGGTGGACCTTGCTATCCTGCAGCTCTTTGGAGATGGTGAGTTCAAGAAAGGGAAAGTGTCCATTTGTCCTCTACGGATGGCCAGTCCAAAACATcaaccttttcttttcctccatttctttaacCTGTGCATTTCCAGGAAGGCATTTCACAGTGTATTCtgaggtttttgggtacatgttggtttcctattgctgctaaaACAAAGTGCCTTGCACTGAGCAGCTTAAACAACGGAAATGTGTTGTTTCACAGTTCCAGCAGGGTCATTCTCTTCTGGGGTCTGCAAGGGAGAATCTGTTTCATGCTTCTCTCTAGTATCTGGTGGTTCACTGATAATCTTCGGTGTTCCTTATCTTAGAGAAGCAGAAGGTCCCCCAAATTCTGATTCACGTTCACATAGCGTCTAACCAGTGTGCATGCTTTCCCTCTGCATATGTCTGTGtctgaatttccttttttcttaagaaTGCCAGTCATATTAAATTAGGGTCTCACCCTACTCTGGGATGAGCTCAGCTTAATTATGTTTGCAataactctatttccaaataaagtcacatccaAAGGTATTGggtgttaggacttcaacatacgtATTTCACGGGGGATGCTGTAACATTTCACACCATAATAATGTGAAAGATGGCAGGGAGAATATTGAAGCAGTTTGTCAAGGAGGTTTGTTTTTGGGATGCAGACATAATCAAACCTTCAGGGATAAAGGAGGAGAACTGACATTAGATGTTTCATCCAATCATCTCACATGTGACCAAAACAATAGATGGAACTGTGGAAGATCTCTGCTCTTTATTTCTCTGCCCTACTCTGGACCTATAAACTTGCAGCCATCTCtttattcttccctttctcccatcTTGCTCTTtcagctggaagaggcaggagtCAGGGCTAGGGTCCTTATAGGCAGACACCATCAGCCACTCCCCAGGATCATCCGGAGAGCAGACTGAGCCCCCAACTTGAGCTGAAAAAGACCTCATCTTCTGTTTCattatcttcctgtcttctgcatCCCTCTTCACTTTATTATACAAAGAACCTACTCTTTCTGTTAGCATCACAGAAACTAACTCAGTGACGGGTCAGCAGCCAGACTCTAGTTGGCTTCACCAGCCTTCAGCTAAGTGGCTCAGGTATGTCTGCAGAAGCTTTGCTGTTAAGATGAGATCAGAAGCAGGAGACCACAGGTGGATTTACACAATCCAGATGAAGTTGTCTGCTCCGCTGGTTAGGAGAATAATAGTTAGATCAAATAAATGAGGGAAAAGTGATGTGACTGATGTTGAAAATAGTATGTTTTAGCTGGAGTGTTGCCAAGCCACTTTGGTATAAGATCTTCTGTAATTTTACTGTAGCTGCCACTTAAATGCAATAATCGAGACTATATCCATGAGAAAGAGATGATTTGCAGAAGTTGCCAAAGCTTTAGTCAGATTATGTAAGCAACGTTCAGTGTTTTAGCCAAACCAGAACTATTGGAATAGGAAATTTTCTTCATGAGAGTTTCAGAATTTTCCTTATTAGAACTAGAAGCATTCTAGGGCAGgtggtttcttttactttttgtcttgGACCAGTTCCTTTCTACTTCCTAGCGTCTCTAGTGAGTGGAAAAAGATCATTGAAATCTGACATGAATTAAAGTACTCAGAGCTCCCTTAAACAATGTGTAAAGCAGGCAACTCAATTTGGGGGTCTTATTTTACCCAAGCTTGCTCCTCTTTGCTGTTTACCGATCTCTTGTTGAAGCAAATCCGAGGAGCACTAGGGAATCAATCTCTCTGCCcatctctttctgcctcttttctcCCTACCCAGTCTGCTTTGCACAATTTTAAGAGCAATTCTCTGAATCATCATTTGATTATGTTATTCCCCACTGTCTATTATAAAGTGCAGAATGCTTAATCCGATTCTCAGCTCTTCAGCACTCTTGCATCAGTCTTTTTTATTCGGCTGCTTTTACCTACTATTATTCTGTTTGAACTGTTCTGCATGCCTTGCCCTAAACAAGCCTTGTGTTTTCCCACGGACCATGCTGTTCCTGCTGCCTGGAGTGCCTTTTTGTacaatgtaaattaaaatgcatCCATCCAACATGCCCACCTCCAACTCCTACCTACTTCACGAAAACCCCCTGGCCATGCCACCCACAGAATTGCTGTCACCACTTTGAACTCTTGTTACCTGCAGATAGCTTGTCATTATGATTATTTATACAGGCTAGATAACGGAGAGCAGGAGCAACATCTCATGTGTTCGTATCACCTGCAGTACTGACATGGTCTTTATTGAATGCCCACTGAGTACATTGCTGAATTAATATACAATGGTGTTAATGAGATTAATGTTAactttattcatttccttttgtctccttgtctctttttctctcatttctctttcttgctcaatacaacttcattcatttctttttgtctgtcttttttgcgctcgtgtttttttttctctttcttgctcaaTACCCCTCGTCTCCtctttttatctgttttccttctctgtccTGTCCCCAGGGGAAATGGAAGAACTGGAAGCTCTCTGGCTCACTGGCATTTGTCATAATGAGAAGAACGAGGTCATGAGCAGCCAGCTGGACATTGACAACATGGCTGGGGTCTTCTACATGTTGGGCGCGGCCATGGCTCTCAGCCTTATCACCTTCATCTGCGAACACCTTTTCTATTGGCAGTTCCGGCATTGCTTTATGGGTGTCTGTTCTGGCACGCCTGGCATGGTCTTCTCCATCAGCAGAGTAAGTGTTTTGATTTAAATGCCTAGATCTTGTTAGGGACCACTTAGCCTAGTACTGTGTGAAGCGGAGAGACCCAAGAGGACACGATCTCCAGCCCCAGGTTGCTTAAGCAAGAAACCACATCATGTATCTTTCCTTAGGAGTTTGTGTGATATGATTTCAAGTGGCTCAAAAAAGTGGGTGATACTATATTTCCTTCAAGAAACAGCTTTCTGTGTGGGATTTGGGCATTTGGTTCTCTAAAGAACTGGCAGATCTGTCAAAATGGAAAATTTGGCTTTTTACCAAATACCTTTCATCACCATTAGTTAGTTCTGTATAACTTGTATTAATTACCTAATCCTTTAAAACTATACCTTTGTATTTAATTAATGATGTGTAACACCTCTCTCTTATTCGAACATACAAAGGTATagcttttgttttgggtttttttttttggtatattattAGTTGTTTCACTCTATGTTTTAACCATGTGTGGGTTATGGAGAGTTAAAGAGAGCTTAGCAGAACCTTCAGAAATAATTTCTGACTCATAAGAAATTTACATTCCAGAAACTTCCCTAGTTGGAGCAAGAGTAAAACTCTTAGGTCATTCTTTATTTAGGTCGCCTCTTCATTCCTAGTTCAAAATGAGACATTAGGAAGATAGTTTTGTGTATGAGCAGAAGGTCACagggagtttttttaaaaagtgagcttcttttgattttgttaatAAAGTAGAGAAACTAATTTGTGAGAGGTGAACTCAAATGTCCTTTTAGAATGGAGGTTCAGGTTCCAGATATGGCCAGCTTTGACTCAAATGGAGTTCTGTATTAATGAGAAATCAATTTTCTCATTAAGTTATTTCATCTTTTCATCACTTTCCTATCAGCATTTTACTGATTGATAGAGAACaatttctccatttcctctctGGCTGAGAGTTAAATCAGGCCATCGAGTGAGCTCAGAGCAGGAGGATGGAATTTGGGGTGGTGATGATCCCTTTCCTGGTAGCCATTCCCTAAGATCTCAGATAGCGGAATGCCGGAAGTTTTGGGAGTTGGTGATCTGTAATAAAAACCCCACTGATAATCCTTTGACACAATCAATGCCTCTATAGAGGAAAAAAAGGCTTGGAATTTTCTCTTGATCTCAATCAGGAGGGGTGAGGAAGAGAACTGGGAAAGTGGAATAACCTTACCTTGAAGATCTTCTATGTTGCTGATGCCCTGGGGGACAATGAGcacctttcttctttcccatttAGCTACGATTCTTCTTCTAACCTTCTCCCCTCTCATTCCCATCCATTGGGACAACTTTCCTTTTCAAATTAGTCCCATTTGTTGTAATGATGCAATTCAAACAACCTCTTTTCAAATACTTTCCCTAGCCAGGGAGAAAAGTTCCAAGTTTGTCCACCTTTCCAGGTAGGGAGCAAGATGTGAGCAGGAGGTTGCCTTGACTTTAGAATCAAACATGCTGAGCCCTCCAGGAGCCCAGCCCACTGCCTCTCCTGGACAGTGTCCTTCAAAGCCCTGTACGAGGAGCTGTACACAGGGAGCTCTCAATCAATACTAATTTGTTAAGATGTTAATTATTGATGATGATAGTGAGTGAGTAAGTATAAGGAGGAAAACAGGAGCTAAAGAGAGAATAAATTAGAGAATTCAACAAGGGAGTTATTTATTCCTATTGAGTACTGAATATTTGTCCCAATTCTTCCCTCCCACGGTGTAGAACACAGCAGGAGAAAAATCCTTCTTTGACCCCAGGGCTtcctaattctctctctctgtgaaaTATGTTCATGCCTGGCTCAGTAAGAGAATTGCTCAGCTGTTATTTGGTGACCAAAATTCCAAAACCTGCTTAAAATTTGTCAGAGCTGGAAAAGAGTGGCAGTTGTGAGTTATTGAGCTTTGCTGTGCTTTACTGCCAGCCAGGAGTGGCCAGCCACGGCAGAGCAACCTCAGCATCCATAGAGCACGGCCATTTATCTCCAGGAGGCCGACGATACTTTTTGCTATGGGCAGATATCATGGCCTCATTTTTAAGATGTGAAAATCTAGGCATAGAAAACCAAGAGAAGTCAACGGTGAAGCTGAGGCAAAAATGCCATATCTTACAATTCCAGTCTCTTTGCTCAAGTTATTGGTGTGGCCATGCCTCCTCTTTGATGGCCAGATCACTGACCTCAGCTCATGACATGACAATCAGCAAATTCAGGGCTTATCAGTTAGGCAAGCTTCTAGCCAGATTTTTGAATATATTAAACTGTTCACTTCATGCTTTCCCTGACGTTTTCTTATCCAGTTGGGGCAATTATTGGTGGGATAGTATTTTTTGTGGTCATTTTTAGCCTCTCTGGAGACCTAACCTGTCCCCCATTCTTGCTTCAGGGTATCTACAGCTGCATCCATGGGGTGGCCATTGAGGAGCGCCAATCTGTAATGAACTCCCCCACCGCAACCATGAACAACACACACTCCAACATCCTGCGCCTGCTGCGGACAGCCAAGAACATGGCTAACCTGTCTGGCGTGAACGGCTCCCCGCAGAGTGCGCTGGACTTCATCCGACGGGAGTCATCCGTCTATGACATCTCAGAGCACCGCCGTAGCTTCACGCATTCCGATTGCAAATCCTACAACAACCCGCCCTGCGAGGAGAACCTCTTCAGTGACTACATCAGTGAGGTGGAGAGAACGTTCGGGAACCTGCAGCTGAAGGACAGCAACGTGTACCAagatcactaccaccatcaccaccggCCCCATAGCATCGGCAGCGCCAGCTCCATTGACGGGCTCTACGACTGTGACAACCCACCCTTCAGCACCCAGTCCAGGTCCATCAGCAAGAAGCCCCTGGACATCGGCCTCCCCTCCTCCAAGCACAGCCAGCTCAGTGACCTGTACGGCAAATTCTCTTTCAAGAGCGACCGCTACAGTGGCCACGACGACTTGATCCGCTCCGATGTCTCTGACATCTCAACCCACACGGTCACCTACGGGAACATCGAGGGCAATGCCGCCAAGAGGCGCAAGCAGCAATATAAGGACAGCCTGAAAAAGCGGCCGGCCTCGGCCAAGTCCCGCAGGGAGTTTGACGAGATCGAGCTGGCCTACCGTCGCCGACCACCCCGCTCCCCTGATCACAAGCGCTACTTCAGGGACAAGGAAGGGCTACGGGACTTCTACCTGGACCAGTTCCGAACAAAGGAGAACTCACCGCACTGGGAGCACGTGGACCTGACCGACATCTACAAGGAGCGGAGTGATGACTTTAAGCGCGACTCGGTCAGCGGAGGAGGGCCCTGTACCAACAGGTCCCACATCAAGCACGGGACGGGTGACAAGCACGGCGTGGTCAGCGGGGTACCTGCACCTTGGGAGAAgaacctgaccaacgtggagtgGGAGGACCGGTCCGGGGGCAACTTCTGCCGCAGTTGCCCCTCCAAACTGCACAACTACTCCACGGCAGTGACGGGTCAGAACTCGGGCAGGCAGGCGTGCATCCGGTGTGAGGCTTGCAAGAAAGCAGGTAACCTGTATGACATCAGCGAGGACAACTCCCTGCAGGAACTGGACCAGCCAGCTGCCCCAGTGGCGGTGACATCAAACGCCTCCACCACCAAGTACCCTCAGAGCCCGACTAATTCCAAGGCCCAGAAGAAGAACCGGAACAAACTGCGCCGGCAGCACTCCTACGACACCTTCGTGGACCTGCAGAAGGAAGAAGCCGCCCTGGCCCCGCGTAGCGTGAGCCTGAAAGACAAGGGCCGATTCATGGATGGGAGCCCCTACGCCCACATGTTTGAGATGTCAGCTGGCGAGAGCACCTTTGCCAACAACAAGTCCTCAGTGCCCACTGCCggacaccaccaccacaacaaccCCGGCGGCGGCTACATGCTCAGCAAGTCGCTCTACCCTGACCGGGTCACGCAAAACCCTTTCATCCCCACTTTTGGGGACGACCAGTGCTTGCTCCATGGCAGCAAATCCTACTTCTTCAGGCAGCCGGTGGCGGGGGCGTCGAAAGCCAGGCCAGACTTCCGGGCCCTTGTCACCAACAAGCCGGTGGTCTCGGCCCTTCATGGGGCCGTGCCAGCCCGTTTCCAGAAGGACATCTGTATAGGGAACCAGTCCAACCCCTGTGTGCCTAACAACAAAAACCCCAGGGCTTTCAATGGCTCCAGCAATGGGCATGTTTATGAGAAACTTTCTAGTATTGAGTCTGATGTCTGAGTGAGGGAACAGAGAGGTTAAGGTGGGTACGGGAGGGTAAGGCTGTGGGTCGTGTGATGCGCATGTCACGGAGGGTGACGGGGGTGAACTTGGTTCCCATTTGCTCCtttcttgttgttttaatttatttatgggATCCTGGAGTTCTGGTTCCTACTGAGGGCAACCCCGGTGACCAGCACCATCTCTCCTTCTTCCCAACCCCTCGCTCTGTCAGCCATTCCTGTTCCCATGAGATGCCGCCATGGGCCCTCTCAGCAGGGGAGGGTAGAGTGGAGAAAGGAAGGGCTGCATGTGAGCTTCCTCCTGGTGTAGAAGAGCTCCTTGCCATCCTCTTTGAGTGACGCTGGGAGAACCGAAAAGAGGCCATGTGAGCACAAAGGTAGCTTTTCCCAAACTCATCTTTTCGTTTCGGTGAGGAAGCAGAAGCATCTACGTGAGACCATTTAGCACACTGCTTGTGAAAGGAAAGAGGCTCTGGCTAAATTCTTGCTGCTAAGATGACGTCTGTCTAGGACTCATGTGCCAAGCAGAGGTTGGGAAgccatgtgtgtttatatataagcCAAAAAATGCTTGCTTCAACACCATGAGACTCAATAGTGGTGGTGAATAGGAACAAAAGGTCATTGGTCGGGAGTGGATTCTTGAACAGATGGGAAAGTATATTGTGACAATGTCCCATGGTGCCCTGGAGGCAAGAGCAGCTGGcttgtgcgtgcatgtgtgttcatGCACACTTGCACCCACGTGTAGTCAGGTGCCTCTGGAAAAGGCAGCCCTGACTCTTCTGTTGTTTCGATATCCCCAAGCAGTGTGATTGTTTGGCTTATATACAGACAGAGATGGCTGGCTGTGTCTCCCTTCATCCTTCCTGAATAAGGAGAATGAAAATTATTGACAGAGAAGATTCTGTGGTCTAGATAAAAAAGGCAATGTGCAATCCTGCAAGAGCAAGGTATAAAAACAGCTCCTCCGTGGCTGGCAATCGTTTCAACCAGTTTGAACCTAGAACT
This window contains:
- the GRIN2B gene encoding glutamate receptor ionotropic, NMDA 2B isoform X1, coding for MKPRAECCSPKFWLVLAVLAVSGSRARSQKSPPSIGIAVILVGTSDEVAIKDAHEKDDFHHLSVVPRVELVAMNETDPKSIITRICDLMSDRKIQGVVFADDTDQEAIAQILDFISAQTLTPILGIHGGSSMIMADKDESSMFFQFGPSIEQQASVMLNIMEEYDWYIFSIVTTYFPGYQDFVNKIRSTIENSFVGWELEEVLLLDMSLDDGDSKIQNQLKKLQSPIILLYCTKEEATYIFEVANSVGLTGYGYTWIVPSLVAGDTDTVPAEFPTGLISVSYDEWDYGLPARVRDGIAIITTAASDMLSEHSFIPEPKSSCYNTHEKRIYQSNMLNRYLINVTFEGRNLSFSEDGYQMHPKLVIILLNKERKWERVGKWKDKSLQMKYYVWPRMCPETEEQEDDHLSIVTLEEAPFVIVESVDPLSGTCMRNTVPCQKRIITENKTDEEPGYIKKCCKGFCIDILKKISKSVKFTYDLYLVTNGKHGKKINGTWNGMIGEVVMKRAYMAVGSLTINEERSEVVDFSVPFIETGISVMVSRSNGTVSPSAFLEPFSADVWVMMFVMLLIVSAVAVFVFEYFSPVGYNRCLADGREPGGPSFTIGKAIWLLWGLVFNNSVPVQNPKGTTSKIMVSVWAFFAVIFLASYTANLAAFMIQEEYVDQVSGLSDKKFQRPNDFSPPFRFGTVPNGSTERNIRNNYAEMHAYMGKFNQRGVDDALLSLKTGKLDAFIYDAAVLNYMAGRDEGCKLVTIGSGKVFASTGYGIAIQKDSGWKRQVDLAILQLFGDGEMEELEALWLTGICHNEKNEVMSSQLDIDNMAGVFYMLGAAMALSLITFICEHLFYWQFRHCFMGVCSGTPGMVFSISRGIYSCIHGVAIEERQSVMNSPTATMNNTHSNILRLLRTAKNMANLSGVNGSPQSALDFIRRESSVYDISEHRRSFTHSDCKSYNNPPCEENLFSDYISEVERTFGNLQLKDSNVYQDHYHHHHRPHSIGSASSIDGLYDCDNPPFSTQSRSISKKPLDIGLPSSKHSQLSDLYGKFSFKSDRYSGHDDLIRSDVSDISTHTVTYGNIEGNAAKRRKQQYKDSLKKRPASAKSRREFDEIELAYRRRPPRSPDHKRYFRDKEGLRDFYLDQFRTKENSPHWEHVDLTDIYKERSDDFKRDSVSGGGPCTNRSHIKHGTGDKHGVVSGVPAPWEKNLTNVEWEDRSGGNFCRSCPSKLHNYSTAVTGQNSGRQACIRCEACKKAGNLYDISEDNSLQELDQPAAPVAVTSNASTTKYPQSPTNSKAQKKNRNKLRRQHSYDTFVDLQKEEAALAPRSVSLKDKGRFMDGSPYAHMFEMSAGESTFANNKSSVPTAGHHHHNNPGGGYMLSKSLYPDRVTQNPFIPTFGDDQCLLHGSKSYFFRQPVAGASKARPDFRALVTNKPVVSALHGAVPARFQKDICIGNQSNPCVPNNKNPRAFNGSSNGHVYEKLSSIESDV